In the genome of Porphyrobacter sp. ULC335, one region contains:
- a CDS encoding putative bifunctional diguanylate cyclase/phosphodiesterase → MKDTRRLDAIRSLGLDAIPDRDLFSRITLLASTMLGCPISLLSVVEQDRQWFLGRTGTDLRETSIEDSFCAVCVLGEIPLLITDARKDPRLADNDLVTGAPFIRSYIGVPIRGEGGVLLGALCGISPEPDAFRDDQIAPLAMLAELAEQSLALHARTRALSLANTALQQSTQIFRQAERAVNVGSWRVDIARRRLQWSDQVYAITGLESGNSVSVPDAVQMYHPEDRMMVSKALSDTIDDGKPFMFETTIRRRDGEQRRIRVVGERVDIDGRPDSVAGIILDCTEEHLRNVALKRAAERDRLTGLYNRASFDRRLAEAMQQVESEPVTIALLDLDGFKDVNDTLGHLVGDRVLEAIAAQLQLRTASGVFLARWGGDEFALLFPPGMALGDVTSFLEELLAEFGEIPPLGSTLLRIGATCGIARMTTSAGSEEIMRRADLALYRGKELGRGTVVCWDSQIEARQSERQHAIARLRSALNGGRALAAYQPIVELESGKVVSVEALLRLRDEDGRMFAASDVFAALLDPELSRRVSRVMLDQVVADGPAILALFGPETRIGINLSDADLRRGEFVQHLVEVIDDSALGPDNITIEVTETMLLDAGGHLRESLAMLDACGFTICLDDFGTGFSSLTHLRAFPIHKVKIDRDFIAAIGEDHQSRLIIQAIVQMGYSLGLRVVVEGVETEEQEIFLRAIGCRHVQGYRYGHPMLLADLQARFEASAQALPGSERRRA, encoded by the coding sequence GTGAAAGACACGCGCCGCCTTGATGCCATTCGCAGTCTCGGACTGGACGCGATTCCGGATCGCGACCTGTTCTCGCGCATCACCTTGCTTGCCAGTACGATGCTCGGTTGCCCGATCTCGCTGCTTTCGGTTGTCGAGCAGGATCGCCAGTGGTTTCTCGGGCGTACCGGCACCGATCTTCGGGAAACATCGATCGAGGACAGCTTCTGCGCCGTTTGCGTGCTGGGCGAAATCCCCTTGCTGATCACTGATGCGCGCAAGGATCCGCGCCTTGCCGACAATGATCTGGTCACGGGTGCGCCGTTTATCCGTTCCTATATCGGTGTGCCGATCCGCGGCGAGGGCGGCGTATTGCTGGGCGCCTTGTGCGGCATTTCGCCCGAGCCGGATGCATTCCGCGACGACCAGATCGCCCCCTTGGCGATGCTCGCCGAACTCGCCGAACAGAGCCTCGCGCTGCACGCCCGCACCCGCGCTCTCAGCCTTGCCAACACCGCACTCCAGCAATCGACCCAGATTTTCCGCCAGGCCGAACGCGCGGTCAATGTCGGCAGCTGGCGGGTGGATATCGCCCGGCGGAGGTTGCAATGGTCGGATCAGGTTTACGCGATCACCGGGCTTGAATCCGGGAATTCGGTAAGCGTGCCCGATGCTGTGCAGATGTATCATCCCGAAGACCGGATGATGGTCAGCAAGGCGCTCAGCGACACGATCGATGACGGCAAGCCGTTCATGTTCGAAACCACAATCCGCCGCCGTGACGGTGAACAGCGCCGCATCCGGGTGGTGGGAGAGCGGGTGGATATCGACGGTCGGCCCGATAGCGTTGCCGGGATCATTCTCGATTGCACCGAAGAACACCTGCGCAATGTCGCGCTGAAACGCGCGGCGGAGCGGGATCGCCTGACCGGACTCTACAACCGCGCCAGTTTCGACCGGCGGTTGGCCGAAGCGATGCAACAGGTCGAAAGCGAGCCGGTGACGATCGCCCTGCTCGATCTCGACGGGTTCAAGGACGTCAACGACACGCTGGGCCACCTCGTCGGCGACCGTGTGCTCGAAGCCATTGCCGCGCAGCTACAGCTGAGAACCGCATCGGGCGTGTTTCTGGCGCGTTGGGGCGGTGACGAATTCGCTCTGCTGTTCCCGCCGGGAATGGCGCTGGGGGACGTGACCAGCTTCCTCGAAGAACTGCTCGCCGAATTCGGTGAGATACCGCCGCTCGGCTCCACGCTGCTGCGCATCGGGGCGACCTGCGGGATTGCACGGATGACCACATCGGCCGGCAGCGAGGAAATCATGCGCCGCGCCGACCTTGCGCTCTATCGCGGCAAGGAACTGGGGCGCGGCACGGTGGTGTGCTGGGATAGCCAGATCGAAGCGCGGCAATCCGAGCGTCAGCACGCGATTGCCCGGCTGCGCAGCGCGCTCAACGGGGGCCGCGCGCTGGCCGCTTACCAGCCGATCGTCGAGCTGGAGAGCGGGAAGGTGGTCTCGGTCGAGGCGCTGCTGCGGCTGCGGGACGAGGACGGCCGGATGTTCGCGGCAAGCGATGTCTTTGCGGCACTGCTCGATCCCGAGCTTTCGCGCCGGGTATCGCGGGTGATGCTGGATCAGGTGGTGGCTGATGGCCCCGCGATCCTCGCCCTGTTCGGACCCGAGACACGGATCGGGATCAACCTATCCGACGCGGATCTGCGGCGCGGGGAATTCGTGCAGCATCTGGTCGAAGTGATCGATGACAGCGCGCTTGGCCCCGACAACATCACCATCGAAGTGACCGAGACGATGCTGCTCGATGCTGGCGGGCATCTGCGCGAATCCCTCGCCATGCTCGACGCTTGCGGGTTCACCATCTGCCTCGACGATTTCGGCACGGGCTTTTCGTCGCTCACCCATCTGCGCGCCTTCCCGATCCACAAGGTCAAGATCGACCGCGACTTCATCGCCGCCATCGGCGAGGATCACCAGTCACGGCTGATCATCCAGGCGATCGTGCAGATGGGCTACAGCCTTGGCCTGCGCGTGGTGGTGGAAGGGGTGGAGACCGAAGAGCAGGAGATCTTCCTGCGCGCCATTGGCTGCCGCCATGTGCAGGGCTATCGTTATGGCCACCCGATGTTGCTGGCAGATTTGCAGGCGCGCTTCGAAGCTTCGGCGCAGGCGCTTCCCGGTTCGGAACGCCGCCGCGCCTGA
- a CDS encoding patatin-like phospholipase family protein: MRTAFALMIGGLSLAGCSTTPMTVDCDPFRTQFTGAVPHSTTVAQIQEDVLPPGQALAAEADAEAARAEAYGALVNLTQPNNLRSGQDASGAVLALSGGGQWGAFGAGYLQRLNEKGALPRFRMVTGVSTGALQALFVGASQAPGANTGALLDQLVAEYTIKDEDEVVHRGGYAGALLRGSVAKLDPLRLKIEKALCSKVSANPQTVDDCPLIKALGTAGAPVVMLGFVEARSGEMQAINVSAIAQAAVHDSMPIKDAQQCITGGALASVAMPFFYQQVQVTSDPPRTVAERTLTYYDGGVRQSMFLWETVKAMAMVDAKRLAPAKAYITEADALAVAPPVYMIRNGPTVAKVDKNADRKRDAIPTAERGYSLIVNQSEVTAIEAIRLRNGASEMRVATADGYERPFPGWEATKDEPGGCMKKTDGAMFEPVFMQCLRDLGRYKADDYKGRQDGWIMLTPP; the protein is encoded by the coding sequence ATGCGCACCGCTTTTGCCCTGATGATCGGGGGGCTTTCCCTCGCCGGATGCAGCACAACACCGATGACGGTCGACTGCGACCCGTTCCGCACGCAATTCACGGGCGCGGTCCCGCACTCCACCACGGTCGCGCAGATACAGGAGGACGTTCTCCCGCCCGGTCAGGCACTGGCGGCCGAGGCGGACGCCGAAGCTGCCAGAGCCGAGGCCTATGGGGCGCTGGTCAATCTCACGCAGCCTAACAACCTCCGTTCCGGGCAGGACGCAAGCGGGGCCGTGCTGGCGCTTTCGGGCGGCGGGCAATGGGGTGCGTTCGGCGCCGGGTATCTGCAGAGACTGAACGAGAAGGGGGCGTTGCCACGCTTCCGGATGGTCACCGGGGTCAGCACTGGGGCCTTGCAGGCGCTGTTCGTGGGCGCAAGCCAGGCACCCGGCGCGAACACCGGCGCGCTGCTGGATCAGCTGGTGGCGGAATACACGATCAAGGACGAAGACGAGGTCGTCCATCGCGGCGGCTATGCCGGGGCGCTGCTCAGGGGCTCGGTCGCCAAGCTCGATCCGCTTCGCCTGAAGATCGAAAAGGCTTTGTGCAGCAAGGTATCCGCCAACCCGCAAACGGTTGATGATTGCCCCCTCATCAAGGCGCTGGGCACTGCGGGCGCGCCTGTTGTCATGCTGGGCTTTGTCGAGGCCCGTTCGGGCGAGATGCAGGCGATCAATGTCAGCGCCATCGCGCAGGCTGCCGTCCATGACAGCATGCCCATCAAGGACGCACAGCAGTGCATTACCGGCGGCGCGCTGGCATCGGTGGCGATGCCGTTCTTCTACCAGCAGGTGCAGGTCACATCGGACCCGCCGCGTACGGTGGCAGAGCGGACGCTGACCTATTACGATGGCGGCGTGCGCCAATCGATGTTCCTGTGGGAAACCGTCAAAGCAATGGCGATGGTCGACGCCAAACGCCTTGCCCCGGCCAAGGCCTATATCACCGAAGCCGATGCGCTCGCTGTGGCCCCGCCGGTGTACATGATCCGCAACGGGCCAACGGTGGCAAAGGTCGACAAGAATGCCGATCGCAAGCGGGACGCCATTCCCACCGCCGAGCGGGGCTACAGCCTGATCGTCAACCAGTCCGAAGTCACGGCCATCGAGGCGATCCGGCTGCGCAATGGCGCGTCCGAGATGCGCGTCGCCACCGCTGACGGCTACGAACGGCCATTCCCCGGCTGGGAGGCCACAAAGGACGAACCCGGAGGCTGCATGAAAAAGACGGACGGCGCGATGTTCGAACCGGTGTTCATGCAATGCCTTCGAGACCTCGGCCGCTACAAGGCCGACGACTACAAGGGCAGGCAGGATGGCTGGATCATGCTGACTCCGCCGTAA
- a CDS encoding DUF885 domain-containing protein encodes MRSILGFLAAVFLWAGGLHAAGPDADYDKLVALHDELQEFMLPGFTTGVVMDSGARIGDVYADTLMAEKLAGLDHFEKSLAAMPVQSWSRAGQVDFLAVKSILNGYRFNLEVLRPWKRDPGFYLDPLMGVAFTDLAGGDEKVAQLRARLRMVPPLLASARQNLTEVAGDYADLAIHNLENSDGVNHYHPYRKVPPAGIIGWYDDLLARSRAERPDITADVAAARAAVAEFRDWLRDERPRMAAPGGVGAERYDWYIRHVRMIPLTAGEMVTLAEREHERMTAALALLRHRNRNLPALTLSQSAEEQAGKVSATDKEVRRFLTEEDIVTIPDFVGELGSNTPYIERPGGPNFWEQIQFRDPIPDHLHAVIPGHRFDAVLAARDTRPIRGRYSDGARAEGWATYLEEAMMLAGGTRHTPRADEFMELFGIFRAARVPADIYMQHNRWSVAEAVSYMRAKTPWLDEDVARVDAEIYLRRPPGYGVAYTIGKLQMDALLADRASQLGDAFSLREFHDAFLASGRLPIALVRYEMTGADDEVALFWQTPPIPGGS; translated from the coding sequence ATGCGTTCGATCCTCGGGTTTCTGGCCGCGGTGTTTCTTTGGGCCGGCGGTCTTCACGCCGCAGGGCCTGACGCGGATTACGACAAGCTTGTGGCGCTGCACGACGAGTTGCAGGAATTCATGCTCCCCGGTTTCACCACCGGTGTCGTGATGGATTCGGGCGCGCGGATCGGCGATGTCTATGCCGATACGCTGATGGCCGAGAAGCTGGCCGGGCTCGACCATTTCGAGAAGAGCCTTGCGGCCATGCCTGTGCAGAGCTGGTCGCGTGCCGGGCAGGTCGATTTCCTCGCCGTCAAATCGATCCTCAACGGCTATCGCTTCAATCTTGAAGTGCTGCGGCCATGGAAGCGCGATCCGGGCTTTTACCTCGATCCCCTGATGGGGGTGGCCTTCACGGACCTCGCAGGGGGTGACGAGAAGGTCGCCCAACTGCGCGCGCGCCTGCGCATGGTGCCGCCGCTACTGGCTTCTGCCCGCCAGAACCTGACCGAGGTGGCGGGCGATTATGCCGATCTTGCGATCCACAATCTCGAGAACAGCGACGGGGTCAACCACTACCACCCCTATCGCAAGGTCCCGCCAGCGGGGATCATCGGCTGGTATGATGACCTGCTGGCCCGCAGCCGTGCGGAACGACCCGACATCACGGCCGATGTTGCCGCAGCCCGCGCCGCAGTTGCCGAATTCCGGGACTGGCTGCGCGACGAGCGTCCGCGCATGGCCGCACCGGGCGGGGTCGGGGCCGAGCGTTACGACTGGTACATCCGCCACGTCCGCATGATCCCGCTGACCGCGGGTGAAATGGTGACGCTGGCCGAGCGCGAGCATGAACGCATGACCGCCGCGCTCGCGCTGCTGCGCCACAGGAACCGCAACCTGCCCGCGCTCACCCTGTCGCAAAGCGCCGAGGAACAGGCGGGCAAGGTCAGTGCCACCGACAAGGAAGTGCGCCGGTTCCTCACCGAAGAGGATATCGTCACCATCCCCGATTTCGTCGGCGAGCTGGGCAGCAACACGCCCTATATCGAGCGGCCGGGTGGCCCCAATTTCTGGGAGCAGATCCAGTTTCGCGATCCGATCCCCGATCACCTGCACGCGGTGATCCCCGGCCACCGTTTCGACGCCGTGCTCGCCGCGCGCGACACGCGCCCGATCCGGGGGCGCTATAGCGATGGCGCGCGGGCCGAGGGCTGGGCGACCTATCTTGAAGAAGCGATGATGCTCGCAGGCGGCACCCGCCATACCCCGCGCGCTGACGAGTTCATGGAACTGTTCGGCATCTTCCGCGCCGCCCGCGTACCGGCCGATATCTACATGCAGCACAACCGCTGGAGCGTTGCCGAGGCGGTCAGTTACATGCGCGCCAAGACCCCGTGGCTGGATGAGGATGTCGCCCGCGTCGATGCAGAGATCTACCTGCGCCGCCCGCCGGGTTACGGCGTCGCCTATACGATCGGCAAGCTGCAGATGGACGCGCTGCTCGCTGACCGGGCGAGCCAGTTGGGAGACGCGTTCTCGCTGCGTGAATTTCACGATGCGTTTCTGGCGTCAGGCCGGCTGCCGATCGCGCTGGTTCGTTACGAGATGACCGGCGCGGATGATGAAGTGGCGCTGTTCTGGCAGACACCGCCGATACCGGGTGGTTCGTAA